The stretch of DNA ttAAAATGCGACACAATTTATGAAGTAAAAACGTATTCTCATTGTAGATAAGGGAGCATGcatatgaacaaatgaataaaaagcatgtataaaattaatcatgtgtcataaaacaaaaaaaagaaaaattttaagaaagaGTAAATTAGTGCACGAGATCTTATTATTCTGCCACTAGGTATTAACACGTGCATAATGCTCTTTTGCCATTtgggaaaatatataatttttatgaaaaaacgTGAATAGCTCGATCATCCTTTGTAATCTTTCTTATAACTTTCAACAACAATGAAacgtaaaacaaaaaaaactcaccaaaaaatatgtcttacgaaaaataaaacgcTCAAATTTGTTTTAGTTcatattatgatatatttatgaaatttatatgaaaatgataATGGGGAAAACTGCTAAAAGTTGGGAATTTCAATTTGTTCTGGCGCTAAATACGCAaaaatgtatgcatatataaatacatgtaaatatatacaaatataaaaatatacgtatatttatatatatatatatatatatacatgtatatctGTTTGGCCGCTTAAATTAATGCAATGTTTAACCTTGCCTGTTCAGGTGAATGGGAAAATGCGCAAATTTGTGTGAAAATTGTTCATAGATTAATGCATGCAAACTTACATGTAATATAAGTgcatattaagaaaataaaaaagggagAAAAAGTGGgaacaaaagtaaaaaaaaaagaaataaagaaaaaaattgttaaatgACATacaatgaaatgaaaaacacTCTTGAAAGACTTtcgaatataatatttttttttttttttttttttaaattcacaaaacatataatttgCACGCAGCAAAAAAATGTTCGTTAAAATGCAGattaatattatgtattcagaatattattaacagttaatgtaaaaaaatcaaaaaatttcGATAAAACGCAGACATGTTAACATTTTTCGCATTACATGTATGaacatgtttttatttattatttattattttttgacaattatctttttttttttttttttaataatgtaaGATTAATGctatttttatcctttatTGTGCATATTTCTTGTTTCactgtttttttaaatttgtctGTAAAGTATGTatctatatgtatgtatataaatatgtatatatatgtgtaaatatgtatttatatgtataaatatgtatttatatgggtaaatacgtatttatatttgtttacatgtgtgtatatgcgTTTACATGTTCATATGTGTGTTTATATATCCATGtattatgcatacatacaacaaaataaagaataacaaAACAATGCTACATGTTTTCAATACTATAATTTGTAGCATATTTGTGTCccaccttttttttatttatcaacAAAATAAAGGTAAAAACAAAGGTATATACAATCATTTAGAGcaatttataaacatataaaaacacACACAaacacatacaaacatatacaaacacatacaaacatatacaaatacatataaacatatacaaatacatataaacatatacaaatacatataaacatatacaaatacatataaacatatacaagcaaacgttttttttttttatcttttttctgATTTATCAATTTTACTACCCCCTTTGACCTTTTCTACATGTTATAACCGTTAACGTTAGCTGTCAACACATCTTAATGTACCTCAATATAGTTCAATATATTTCagtatattcaaatatacctcaatatatttcaatgtactttaatttatttcaaaatattttaatatatttttaattcaaccctcttataataataaccATACCGTTGAACGAGTGTCCATGTTCTTATTAAGCttactattatattatatgaaatctataaaatgaatgatgttttaaaatgtaaaaagagAATTCGAGAGGGGAGTAATGTGAACAATACACCATGTTGGACATCATATCATGAGGTGGACAATTATGTCAAGCGGGATGATTATATTAtgagaaaaagagaaaaaataagaaatatttgcaaaaaaataaataatttcagaaataaaatatgtaactcaagtgaatattttaaattcgTTGAGATATTATTTAACAAAGCTGGAAAAAAGTGtgttccaaaaaaaaaaaataaaaataaaataaataaatcccctcaaaataatgaaaaaaaaaaatggtgcATATCAtcaaatgatatattttttaatgggTATATAAGTCATGTAGAAATTTTTGATAGCAAAAagtttcatttattttttgataaatatttctatataaataatgagaaagagaaggagaaaaaagaaagtacTAATCCAAGTTACGAGGATGTTTTAGAAAGGAACAAGCGGAATACTTCTTCATGCACGAACAGTAGCACAATAGAAAGAATAAACATAATGCAAACATCTAAATCTAAGGAGGAATACAAAAAAtcatatagaaaaaaaaatggaaagggTGTTAATAATACAGAGGATGTGACAAGTAAGAAGAAGGAAgaatatacttttaaaaaaacagaaaaaacgAATGACACATTTTTTGATACTTGCTATAATGAAGAGTTATCCTGTATAGACAATGTAGGAAGTACAGAAGTATTTACTACATCTGATAATAGAAGAATAAGGAGAAGAGAAAAAACGCAGATAAGTAGTTGTGATAATGGTAGCAACAGTCCCTTTATGAAGAGAAGAAAAGTAATCAAATACGAAAACAACATGAATACAATGCTAGTATCATCAGataactttaaaaattgtatatgcAAATTGTCAAAAGGAATAGACAACAAAATTGTGAATAGCAAAcaatattatacaaatagTCATGAAGAAGTGAGACCAGGAAAAAGTGATAGACTTAACAATACGTATTATATCAGAAAAAGGattatcatatttaaaatagaaaatatattgttcGATAGTGTTCATACTGAACAGGAGCAATTGTTGTATCGAGTCGATAAATCAGTCGAATATGCATTCAAAGATAGTAGGGATAATAAGGAGCAGGAGCTGCATCCAAAGCAGCAGTCGCATCATCAGAATAATAAAGAAGTagcaaaaaaacaaatatacagTTATGATAACACGAAGGAAAGATTGCAGTCACCAAACATTACACAAAACAGTggtgaattaaataaaagtagtcattataaaaatgcagcaaatggaaatatagatgagtttaaaaaaaatgtgctatttttttataacatgtttttaaaattgtctCTACATATTAACACATTATTTAGTACATGCATAGAATTATTGAAATACGATTTTTCAGACTTGAGCTATAAAAGTAAGGCATTATCACATGACTCTAAAATGTTAATTACgctaataaatacatatcaAAAGCAAGAAAAGTTAGTCATAAATTATAGTaagtacattttatatatagcaAAAAGGTGCATTCTACGTAATAACAGTACGAAAAAAGGTATAATGATGGGTGACAGAGGCAGCCGCATAATAACAGTTGGTGAGTTGTTGACCATCCgaaaattaataagaattcttttaaaatggaaaaatatggATGTAAATATTTCAGTCAAGTTTACCCGATACGAAATgagaaataagaaaaatgtttACAAAATAGAGATAGTAAATCATCGtctaattaaatataattttgtactaaggaaaatttacttttgcaaatataacaataaaattataatatatttacgaAGGCTCTTATCCTTATTGCATCATTCGTATTCCGATGATACGCGCACAAATACAGGTGCAGCTCTGATAAAGGAATATTCTGTGtgtaatgaaaatgaaagtGGACTAAAGGAAAGGAATGTATCTAATGAAgaactaaaaaatatgagGCCTTCTCATAATGCGCTCAGTTCTGTATCTACATTTACAGgttttaatgtaaaaaattgtttGAAGGAACATGAGGAATCAGCTAACATCAAGGAAGTGGAAAATTTGAAGGAAAAGGGGGAAAGCCAAAGTATCAGCGGAATGAGCAGAAGTAGCATCGGTAGAAACGGTAGTAACAGTAGAAGTAGTAATGAAGATGATATTAACAACAACGTAAGCAGCAGTAACAATAGAAACAGTAACGATGGGAACGGTAACGTGAACGCAGCAGGCTTTTCATCCttaaattatgaacaggagttaaatattaatcagctgcaaattataatttatctaaacaatattttaacaaaagaAGTTAACTACAGTGACATGTTGAGAATGCAATCTAAACTTCAGGAAGAACAAATTAATGAGGTATTtcttgaaataaaaaatatttacaattttttagttCCGAAGGATGACTTAGCACAAAAGGAAGCACATAATATAGttcaacataaaaaaaatcatttagCGGAACACGATACGTCAAATGCACATAGAAAGCATTCAAAATTTGTGCATTTTAAAAAGCAGTTATTAAAGGCTTCTTTCCATGATAATATGCACCTAGTAGATGAAGAACCACATAGTGTGAAGCAATACAAGTGTGCAGCGACTCCCCAGAGTGCAGAATTTTTTAGTATAAACCTTAATTTGATTCATGGTAGTAGTAGGAGCACTAGCAGCTGCGGTATCTGTAGCGGTAATAGTACACTTGAATGTCATGGAGCATGTGTTGATGGaatgaaaaatgaacaaGGTGTTAATGACTTGTCCATATGTTGTAGAGATAACGAAGAGAATACAGATGAGAGAGAAACCTTTGAGGAAGAAATAGattatctttttataaaaaaggaaaaaaaaaaattgaaacataaaatgaaacaaaaattgaaacaaaaaatgaaacataaaatgaaacataaaatgaaacaaaaaatgaaacaaaaaataaaaaaaaaaataaaaaaaaaaaataatgtatgtatcttaaaaaatatgataaaaagtATTCTAATCTACCTAGTCAAATACCATGGTAACAGTTGTAAGGAATGTATAACTAAAAGAGTAGAAGTGGAAGAGAGAAGAGAAGAGGAACATCTAAGTGAAGTGCCACAAGGAagaaacaataatataaaggATGAATCagaaataacaaaaagagaaaattcgACGCTCTATGATTTTTTAGAAAGAGAGAAGAAGATCATTGATGAGCttagaaaagaaataaaaaagaaaaataatgttattaatgaaataaacatCAATTTAGAaagagaaaaggaaaagaatcAAGAAATGCATTTACTggttgaaaaagaaaaaattattaatgacGTAATTATGAAAGAGTTACAGAATGAACAGAAAATAAGGAATGAATTGAACCAACAACTGAGAAGAGAAAAGGAGGAAAAGTCGAATATAAGgatagaattaataaaagaaatagaaacgAATAAAAAAGTTTCTAATGAATTGTACGGGAGTAAAAGAATGAACAATGAGTTGGATGAGCAATTAGAAAGTGtaagaaaaatgaacaatGATGGTAGTTCGGAATTACAGGGGGAAAAAGAAGTGAATGGTAGACTAAAGATAGAActggaagaagaaaaagaagtgAATGGTAGACTAAAGATCGAActggaagaagaaaaagaagtgAATGGTAGACTAAAGATCGAActggaagaagaaaaagaaatgagtGGTAGACTAAATACCGAActggaagaagaaaaagaaatgagtGGTAGACTAAATACCGAActggaagaagaaaaagaaatgagtGGTAGACTAAAGACCGAActggaagaagaaaaagaaatgagtGGTAGACTAAAGACCGAActggaagaagaaaaagaaatgagtGGTAGACTAAAGACCGAActggaagaagaaaaagaagtgAATGGTAGACTAAAAATCGAActggaagaagaaaaagaagtgAATGGTAGACTAAAAATCGAActggaagaagaaaaagaagtgAATGGTAGACTAATGATCGAACTagatgaagaaaaagaaatgagtGGTAGACTAAAGACCGAActggaagaagaaaaagtagTGAGTGGAAACCTAAGGATAAAATTAGACAGAGAGAAGGAAGCCTTTGTTGATGTTAGCTTAGCATtagataaggaaaaaaaaaaatatatcgaTATGTGTAAAGAATTagaggaaaaagaagaaatgaaCAACGAATTGAGTACGGAATTGTTGAATGCAAAGAAAGCAAGTGCTGAATCGAACATCGAATTAGAAAGAAGAGTGTATACAGAAATGGAGGAAGAATTAGCCAAAGAAAGAGAAGTTAGCGCACACCTGAGGGTAGAGAAGCAAGCGGAAAAGGAAGCGAAGGATCGCTTGAATGAAGAACTGCAAGCAGTAAAGAAGTTCAGTACTGATTTAAACGTCGAACTGCAGGTTGAGAAAAACAAAACGAAGGAACAGAATGTTAAGATAAAGGAGCAAGAGTCATTAATCGAAAAAATGATGGAGAAATTACAGCATAAGCAAAATAGACTCAAccatatgaaaataaatgagGAAGAAAAGGAAACTAAAGATGGAGCAAAAATAAAGGATGCTTCTGAACAGAGTCAGATGGAAGAAAAGAAAGTAAGAATCGTAAATATGACTATGCAAAATAGTAATGAAAAACATATGAGTAGTGTTAAGAAGGGGTGTAGTAGCAACGGTGACAATGAGGAGGAGCATAGTGAAGAGTACGACAAGCTGTACTATTCATACATAGAAacagtaataaaaaaggaagatttagaaaaagaatatgaatatatgatgAAACACCTTGATGGGAAGATGAACACGTTTGATAAGAATGTAGAATATTTTgacgaaaaaataatacattataaaaatgtatgtaataattatgaacagagatttatatacataagtaaGTATATCAACACGTTTGAAAAAATCATTAGCGATATTGAgaaaattgaatatataaagaaagacattatattacaaaataaaataaataaaataaaaattattttaaaagaaataaatataaatgatccCATTGAAATTGTCGGAACAGACAATTTGTTATTTGATCAAATTTTAgacgaaaaaaataaactattagaaaaatatgaaaatgaggataaggaaaaagtaaaagaaaaagataccCATATGAACGACTTAAAtgatgaattaaaaaaatacatggaTGAACTGAGCTTTAAGACTGTCAATGatcttttctcttttcatttatgtGTTTTAGACGAATTAAATTTGATGAAGAAATATTACAACCAATTAGTGGAAGAGaatgtaatgaaaaatagagaatatgaaaataattttttaaaattaaataaatccttagaaaataaggaaaaagaaattattacatCCAGGGAGAACTGCAAGTCCTTACTGCTAGAAGTGAACAACTTAAAATACATCCTCAATGAATTGTTTGCATGTGAGGTGAGTAAAAAGGGTGTGGAAGTGGACGCTATAAAAGAGGAAGCAACTAAGAAGGAAGTGGGTACTATAAGGGATATGGCAACTGCAAAAGAGACAGCAGCTACAATGGAGATATCCACCATGAACATAACCACAGACGGAGATGAAGTcgatattttcttaaaaaccAATGAAAGAACCTCACTGGTAAGTAATGTTATATCAGAGTATAGTAATAACACAAAAATGGGAAGGAGATCGACAAGGATCaaaagtgaaaataaaaacgaaatagtggaccaaaaaaaaagagaaagatTGGGCGAAAAGATAAGCGAAAAATCGGACGAAAAGATAAGCGAAAAATCGGGCGAAAAGATAAGCGAAAAATCGGGCGAAAAGATAAGCGAAAAATCGGGCGAAAAGATAAGCGAAAAATCGGGCGAAAAGATAAGCGAAAAATCGGGCGAAAAGATAAGCGAAAAATCGGCGAAAAGATAAGCGAAAAAGATAAGCGAAACATCGGATGAAAAGATAAGCGAAAAATCAGGCGAAAAGATAAGCGAACAATCTGGCGAAAAGATAAGCGAAAAATCGAACAAAAAGATAAGCGAAAAATCAAACAAAAAGATAAGCGAAAAAtcgaacaaaaaaaaaggtaaaaataacCCCCTCCCCCCAAGAGGCAGTTTACTGACGGAggcaaaaacaaaaagaggGGGTTCCAGAAAATATCAGTTAAGGAGTAGTaatagaaaaagataaagaagtaatactttttcattttaaaagaacGGTTAACTAAACATATTTCATTGTCGTTTCCTCATTAGTGTTATGTGATGAAGATGAAAAATCAACAgcagaatattaaaaaaaaaaaaaaaaaaaaatagcgaTTAATTCAGCATATACACGTAATTAACAATTTatggatatatttttaagaaaataaaaatataaaattcagCATTTTCATAATACGTTATTACGTTTCAAGTTGTCTTCCACGTGGGGTAAAGAATAAGCAAAAATGTGCGCCCGGAAATAGGGCTATATGCATAAAGTATAcctacatacataatatgtacatatatatgtatgtatttatatatgttcatatgagctttgattttttttttttttttgattttgcTAGACCAGCAATGCTTCCCTTCCCCTTTTTAATTACCTTTCAGCTGCATGGTAACTTAAaggttttttctttttttttatcttttttttttttatttctctttttttctcctttttttttttttttataattcttgcTCTATCGTTTATGTTTTATGAATTATCATGAATAGACTATTCTTCAAAAATACGAAGTTTCAAACAAgctgctatttttttttcgtccAAAAAAGAGGGAACCCAGGAGCCTTGGTTTATACTTAGACATGCGTGTGCACATGAGaaaagtgtatatatttatttatacgtaCGAGTAAAAACGCTTAAAAACGCTTAAAAATGcttaaaaacgaaaaaaagataataattgCTCGGAACAACCTAAACACTTAAACGTgtatttttccaaaaatgTTCCTCCCCTTTCTGTTCGAGGATGACCaacaattttgtttttaagcATATAAGcggttatttaaaaaaaaaaaaaaaaaaagttttaatataaaacttaagaatacaaaacaaatattgaaaaatgaaaatacaataattaaaaatgcgttaatttaaaaaaaatataaaaaaaaaaaagaaaaagaaaaattctctttttaactatctatttatttttattttttattttttttcccctcttTAAATACGGGTACAAAACACATAtcacaaaaaatttaacggCAAACCAAATTACACATTAAAAAACatcatgtatataaataatggaaaacacattaaaaaattgtcgAAGGTACCCCCAAACAATTCCATAAGACAAAGTGATAaacttaaaattaaaatatgcaaGTAGTTACCAACGTAGTACAGAGATATAAGTGATACGAAGAAGCAAGTAAGAGTACCCTGTAGCTACAAAATGAGGGAagggaacaaaaaaaaaaaaaaattatataaaataaaaataaaaaataaataataaatgatatataacatataatacataataaataacacGCGGAAAAATGTGTAAACGAGCAAACGAAAAAATGAGCAAATGACAATTTGGGGATACTGGTGGAATGCCCATTTTTCATATCACGACATAACGAATTGTTCTGAAATGAATAAGACAAATAAATCATACTGTCAAAAGTGCACATTTTTTgggcatttatatatatatatatatacatatgtatattttttatttatttttttcttactgtttttttcttataaatgGAATAAGTTGGGAAGTTCCTTCCCACTATAGCTGCCATTGGGTCGGCAAAAAATATTGGCGTTAAAACATACAAGcgcaatttaaaaaaaaaaaataaagacacaattatattgtatattattattcctttATCGGCATAAGCACCAAACCTGGAATGGGTAGAAGCGAGACGAGATAAGAAAagatatggaaaaaaataaaaaaataaaacatatacatatatatatgtatatatatgcatttatacatacattcataaaaatacattaatgtGTTAAACACGTGGAGCAAATCGAAGTGACAAGGAAGATttgctaaaaataaaatgctcCTCTTTTTTGCGCAGTACTTATTTTGTACGCAATTTATGGCTTAATACCTAAAAGGATAATAAAAACACCTTAAGACCGAAGTAACTGctattatgtatatgaaaTAAACGCAGTAGCTGTTCTGATTTACACAACTGTCAGCACATAAGTACgttgatattttttcttcatgtATACTCATATCAAAGAGCAAGATGATCATGCCACAAAACATGTGAGCCAGTTTTCTAAgggggaaaaataaaatgatgaaatgTGTTACGTTACGCtacgtatgcatatgtataagGTCCATCGACGATCACATGCACGTACATGTATCCACTTGCATAAGAGCAAGCTTCCCCTCGGTCTTATGTTCACTCATCTCATTTTGCAATCGATATAGAAGTCTTCTCACTCACCTTGCATAAAATTTCggaatattttcataaaggTCTAGTACAGTTACAATAGCAACTACTATAACAAACAGAACAACACAATTCATTCTTCGAAAAAA from Plasmodium malariae genome assembly, chromosome: 1 encodes:
- the PmUG01_01022000 gene encoding conserved Plasmodium protein, unknown function, with protein sequence MNDVLKCKKRIREGSNVNNTPCWTSYHEVDNYVKRDDYIMRKREKIRNICKKINNFRNKICNSSEYFKFVEILFNKAGKKCVPKKKNKNKINKSPQNNEKKKWCISSNDIFFNGYISHVEIFDSKKFHLFFDKYFYINNEKEKEKKESTNPSYEDVLERNKRNTSSCTNSSTIERINIMQTSKSKEEYKKSYRKKNGKGVNNTEDVTSKKKEEYTFKKTEKTNDTFFDTCYNEELSCIDNVGSTEVFTTSDNRRIRRREKTQISSCDNGSNSPFMKRRKVIKYENNMNTMLVSSDNFKNCICKLSKGIDNKIVNSKQYYTNSHEEVRPGKSDRLNNTYYIRKRIIIFKIENILFDSVHTEQEQLLYRVDKSVEYAFKDSRDNKEQELHPKQQSHHQNNKEVAKKQIYSYDNTKERLQSPNITQNSGELNKSSHYKNAANGNIDEFKKNVLFFYNMFLKLSLHINTLFSTCIELLKYDFSDLSYKSKALSHDSKMLITLINTYQKQEKLVINYSKYILYIAKRCILRNNSTKKGIMMGDRGSRIITVGELLTIRKLIRILLKWKNMDVNISVKFTRYEMRNKKNVYKIEIVNHRLIKYNFVLRKIYFCKYNNKIIIYLRRLLSLLHHSYSDDTRTNTGAALIKEYSVCNENESGLKERNVSNEELKNMRPSHNALSSVSTFTGFNVKNCLKEHEESANIKEVENLKEKGESQSISGMSRSSIGRNGSNSRSSNEDDINNNVSSSNNRNSNDGNGNVNAAGFSSLNYEQELNINQLQIIIYLNNILTKEVNYSDMLRMQSKLQEEQINEVFLEIKNIYNFLVPKDDLAQKEAHNIVQHKKNHLAEHDTSNAHRKHSKFVHFKKQLLKASFHDNMHLVDEEPHSVKQYKCAATPQSAEFFSINLNLIHGSSRSTSSCGICSGNSTLECHGACVDGMKNEQGVNDLSICCRDNEENTDERETFEEEIDYLFIKKEKKKLKHKMKQKLKQKMKHKMKHKMKQKMKQKIKKKIKKKNNVCILKNMIKSILIYLVKYHGNSCKECITKRVEVEERREEEHLSEVPQGRNNNIKDESEITKRENSTLYDFLEREKKIIDELRKEIKKKNNVINEININLEREKEKNQEMHLLVEKEKIINDVIMKELQNEQKIRNELNQQLRREKEEKSNIRIELIKEIETNKKVSNELYGSKRMNNELDEQLESVRKMNNDGSSELQGEKEVNGRLKIELEEEKEVNGRLKIELEEEKEVNGRLKIELEEEKEMSGRLNTELEEEKEMSGRLNTELEEEKEMSGRLKTELEEEKEMSGRLKTELEEEKEMSGRLKTELEEEKEVNGRLKIELEEEKEVNGRLKIELEEEKEVNGRLMIELDEEKEMSGRLKTELEEEKVVSGNLRIKLDREKEAFVDVSLALDKEKKKYIDMCKELEEKEEMNNELSTELLNAKKASAESNIELERRVYTEMEEELAKEREVSAHLRVEKQAEKEAKDRLNEELQAVKKFSTDLNVELQVEKNKTKEQNVKIKEQESLIEKMMEKLQHKQNRLNHMKINEEEKETKDGAKIKDASEQSQMEEKKVRIVNMTMQNSNEKHMSSVKKGCSSNGDNEEEHSEEYDKLYYSYIETVIKKEDLEKEYEYMMKHLDGKMNTFDKNVEYFDEKIIHYKNVCNNYEQRFIYISKYINTFEKIISDIEKIEYIKKDIILQNKINKIKIILKEININDPIEIVGTDNLLFDQILDEKNKLLEKYENEDKEKVKEKDTHMNDLNDELKKYMDELSFKTVNDLFSFHLCVLDELNLMKKYYNQLVEENVMKNREYENNFLKLNKSLENKEKEIITSRENCKSLLLEVNNLKYILNELFACEVSKKGVEVDAIKEEATKKEVGTIRDMATAKETAATMEISTMNITTDGDEVDIFLKTNERTSLVSNVISEYSNNTKMGRRSTRIKSENKNEIVDQKKRERLGEKISEKSDEKISEKSGEKISEKSGEKISEKSGEKISEKSGEKISEKSGEKISEKSAKR
- the PmUG01_01022100 gene encoding conserved Plasmodium protein, unknown function; this translates as MNCVVLFVIVVAIVTVLDLYENIPKFYARKLAHMFCGMIILLFDMSIHEEKISTYLCADSCVNQNSYCVYFIYIIAVTSVLRCFYYPFRFGAYADKGIIIYNIIVSLFFFFKLRLYVLTPIFFADPMAAIVGRNFPTYSIYKKKTLQGTLTCFFVSLISLYYVGNYLHILILSLSLCLMELFGGTFDNFLMCFPLFIYMMFFNV